One genomic region from Rattus norvegicus strain BN/NHsdMcwi chromosome 10, GRCr8, whole genome shotgun sequence encodes:
- the Mrm3 gene encoding rRNA methyltransferase 3, mitochondrial isoform X6: protein MAAPAKGMWYSLGPLLRVVQTRDLDARRWVRALRRSPVRVLFPSGQVEERKRAPDKQPRKAVPEASSQGQQQKQPLETSPSQTPHTWEEAGLRYDKACPGDRRLSSVMTIVKSRPFREKQGKILLEGRRLIADALKAGAVPKMFFFSRLEYIKELPVDKLKGVSLIKVKFEDIKDWSDLVTPQGIMGIFAKPDPVKMTYPETQLHHSLPLLLICDNLRDPGNLGTILRSAAGAGCSKVLLTKDPEVH from the exons ATGGCAGCGCCGGCGAAGGGCATGTGGTATTCCCTGGGACCATTGCTGCGGGTGGTCCAGACTCGGGACCTCGACGCTCGGCGCTGGGTCCGGGCGCTGCGGCGAAGCCCGGTGAGAGTGTTGTTTCCCTCGGGACAGGTGGAGGAACGGAAGCGTGCTCCTGATAAGCAGCCCCGCAAGGCGGTCCCTGAGGCCAGTTCCCAGggacagcaacagaaacaacctCTTGAGACATCCCCATCCCAGACCCCTcacacctgggaagaggcagGGCTTCGCTACGATAAGGCCTGTCCCGGGGACAGGAGGCTAAG CAGTGTGATGACAATAGTTAAGTCCAGGCCTTTTCGGGAAAAGCAAGGGAAGATCCTACTGGAAGGTCGCAGGCTGATTGCAGATGCTCTCAAGGCTGGAGCTGTGccaaaaatgttcttttttagCCGACTGGAGTACATCAAGGAGTTGCCAGTAGATAAGCTGAAAGGTGTCAGCCTCATTAAGGTGAAATTTGAGGATATCAAGGATTGGTCGGACCTGGTAACGCCACAAGGAATAATGG GGATTTTTGCCAAACCTGACCCTGTTAAGATGACGTATCCAGAGACTCAGCTTCACCATTCACTGCCCTTACTGTTGATTTGTGACAATCTCCGTGACCCTGGGAACCTGGGGACAATCCTGAGATCTGCAGCTGGAGCAGGCTGCAGTAAAGTCTTACTCACCAAAG
- the Glod4 gene encoding glyoxalase domain-containing protein 4, which translates to MVTRRALHFVFKVGNRFQTVHFFRDVLGMQVLRHEEFEEGCKAACNGPYDGKWSKTMVGFGPEDDHFVAELTYNYGIGDYKLGNDFMGLTLASSQAVSNARRLEWPLSKVAEGVFETEAPGGYKFYLQDRSPSQSDPVLKVTLAVSDLQKSLNYWSNLLGMKIYEQDEEKKWALLGYADDQCKLELQGIQGAVDHSAAFGRIAFSCPQKELPDLEDLMKRESQSILTPLVSLDTPGKATVQVVILADPDGHEICFVGDEAFRELSKMDPKGSKLLDDAMAADKSDEWFATRNKPKASG; encoded by the exons ATGGTCACTCGTCGAGCTCTGCATTTCGTTTTCAAAGTGGGGAACCGCTTCCAGACGGTGCATTTCTTTCGAGATGTCCTGGGGATGCAG GTTCTGCGCCATGAGGAATTTGAGGAAGGCTGCAAAGCCGCATGTAATGG GCCTTATGATGGGAAATGGAGTAAAACAATGGTGGGATTTGGGCCTGAGGATGACCATTTTGTTGCAGAACTGACATACAATTACGGCATCGGAGACTACAAGCTTGGCAATGACTTCATG GGACTCACGCTTGCTTCCAGCCAGGCTGTCAGCAATGCCAGGAGGCTGGAGTGGCCACTCAGTAAAGTTGCAGAAGGGGTTTTTGAAACTGAGGCCCCAGGAGGATATAAGTTCTACTTACAGGACAGAAGTCCATCTCAATCAG ATCCTGTATTAAAGGTGACTCTAGCAGTGTCTGATCTCCAGAAGTCCTTGAACTACTGGTCTAATCTCTTAGGAATGAAAATTTATGAGCAAGACGAGGAAAAGAAATGGGCTTTGCTGGGCTATGCTGATGACCAG tgCAAGCTGGAGCTACAGGGCATCCAGGGTGCAGTTGATCATTCAGCGGCCTTTGGAAGAATTGCCTTTTCTTGTCCTCAGAAAGAG TTGCCAGACTTAGAAGACTTGATGAAAAGGGAGAGCCAATCGATCCTGACTCCGCTGGTGAGTCTGGACACCCCAGGGAAAGCAACAGTGCAAGTGGTCATCCTGGCTGACCCT GATGGACATGAAATTTGCTTTGTTGGGGACGAAGCTTTCCGAGAGCTCTCTAAGATGGATCCAAAAGGAAGCAAATTGTTGGATGAT
- the Mrm3 gene encoding rRNA methyltransferase 3, mitochondrial isoform X5, whose product MAAPAKGMWYSLGPLLRVVQTRDLDARRWVRALRRSPVRVLFPSGQVEERKRAPDKQPRKAVPEASSQGQQQKQPLETSPSQTPHTWEEAGLRYDKACPGDRRLSSVMTIVKSRPFREKQGKILLEGRRLIADALKAGAVPKMFFFSRLEYIKELPVDKLKGVSLIKVKFEDIKDWSDLVTPQGIMGIFAKPDPVKMTYPETQLHHSLPLLLICDNLRDPGNLGTILRSAAGAGCSKVLLTKGDCTSGWQHPIE is encoded by the exons ATGGCAGCGCCGGCGAAGGGCATGTGGTATTCCCTGGGACCATTGCTGCGGGTGGTCCAGACTCGGGACCTCGACGCTCGGCGCTGGGTCCGGGCGCTGCGGCGAAGCCCGGTGAGAGTGTTGTTTCCCTCGGGACAGGTGGAGGAACGGAAGCGTGCTCCTGATAAGCAGCCCCGCAAGGCGGTCCCTGAGGCCAGTTCCCAGggacagcaacagaaacaacctCTTGAGACATCCCCATCCCAGACCCCTcacacctgggaagaggcagGGCTTCGCTACGATAAGGCCTGTCCCGGGGACAGGAGGCTAAG CAGTGTGATGACAATAGTTAAGTCCAGGCCTTTTCGGGAAAAGCAAGGGAAGATCCTACTGGAAGGTCGCAGGCTGATTGCAGATGCTCTCAAGGCTGGAGCTGTGccaaaaatgttcttttttagCCGACTGGAGTACATCAAGGAGTTGCCAGTAGATAAGCTGAAAGGTGTCAGCCTCATTAAGGTGAAATTTGAGGATATCAAGGATTGGTCGGACCTGGTAACGCCACAAGGAATAATGG GGATTTTTGCCAAACCTGACCCTGTTAAGATGACGTATCCAGAGACTCAGCTTCACCATTCACTGCCCTTACTGTTGATTTGTGACAATCTCCGTGACCCTGGGAACCTGGGGACAATCCTGAGATCTGCAGCTGGAGCAGGCTGCAGTAAAGTCTTACTCACCAAAG